From the genome of Treponema primitia ZAS-1:
GGCCCAGCTTTTCCCAAAATGCCTGAGACAAAGTTAGACCATCGTCAACCGCTTTTGAGAATTCGGGGTATTGTTTTTTCCAGTTGTAAAAAGTATCCCGTGAGATTTTGAGTTCACCGCAGACCTCAATAATTGATTGGCCCTCTCCGAACAAATCGGGCAGTTTATCGGCGATTGTTTTATTGTATTTTGTTGGTCTGCTCATATCGTTAATATAAACTATTTTACACTAATAATAAACCCTGAGGGGCAGATAATCCCCCCAGGGCTTTCCGGTCAGCCTAAAATACCGCCATCCTTCAAAAATTCTTGGCGTTGCGTTGCGCTCATTAGATCAAACTCTCTCCGGGTTTTAATCTTTCCGGCGTGCTGCTTTTGGGATA
Proteins encoded in this window:
- a CDS encoding transposase — translated: MSRPTKYNKTIADKLPDLFGEGQSIIEVCGELKISRDTFYNWKKQYPEFSKAVDDGLTLSQAFWEKLGREGTLCLRNVQPTMYIFQMKNRFHWADKSDLNMNGGILIQKIDSDDEAAL